A single region of the Xiphophorus maculatus strain JP 163 A chromosome 3, X_maculatus-5.0-male, whole genome shotgun sequence genome encodes:
- the mecr gene encoding enoyl-[acyl-carrier-protein] reductase, mitochondrial isoform X1: protein MGLPVLSAIFRSRVVCERGIVALLNCPKHMKARVSLFSHSAGRCAQTCQALIYRKHGDPSGVVELEDVPVHQTGAKEVLVKLLASPINPSDINMIQGTYSILPDLPAVGGNEGVAQVLEVGSQVKSLKAGDWVIPRDAGLGTWRTEAVLAEDDVISVPNDIPLLSAATLGVNPCTAIRMLSDFEDLKPGDSVIQNAANSGVGQAIIQIAAARGINTINVIRDRPDFTQLSDRLKAIGASHVIKEESLRRPEMKELFKTCSKPKLALNGVGGKSATELLRHLQVGGSMVTYGGMSKQPVTVPVSALIFKDVKVRGFWVTQWKKDHSHDGKAFRAMLDELCSLIQQGKLTAPACTEVRIQDYKKALDAAMQPFSSRKQILIM, encoded by the exons ATGGGGCTTCCGGTTCTCTCGGCTATTTTCAGAAGCCGGGTAGTTTGTGAAAGAGGCATTGTGGCTCTTTTGAATTGTCCGAAGCACATGAAAGCTAGAGTTTCTCTCTTCAGCCATTCAGCTGGACGCTGCGCACAGACCTGTCAAGCTCTGATCTACAGAAAACACGGAGACCCTTCTGGAGTGGTTGA GCTGGAAGATGTACCAGTGCATCAAACAGGTGCAAAGGAAGTCCTGGTTAAACTGCTGGCATCTCCAATAAATCCATCTGACATAAACATGATTCAAG gtACCTATTCTATTCTGCCAGACCTTCCTGCCGTTGGTGGCAATGAGGGAGTGGCTCAGGTTTTAGAAGTGGGCAGTCAGGTGAAGTCTCTTAAAGCAGGAGACTGGGTAATCCCCAGAGACGCAGGGCTTG GAACATGGAGGACAGAGGCAGTGTTAGCTGAAGATGACGTTATCTCAGTGCCAAACGACATTCCTCTGCTCTCCGCCGCCACACTGGGAGTCAATCCCTGCACCGCCATCAGGATGCTCTCTGACTTTGAAGATTTGAAGCCAG GAGACTCTGTGATCCAGAATGCAGCCAATAGTGGAGTAGGGCAGGCTATCATACAAATTGCTGCTGCAAGAGGAATAAACACCATAAATGTTATTCGAGACAG GCCCGATTTCACACAACTCAGTGACAGGCTAAAGGCTATAGGTGCCAGTCATGTAATCAAAGAAGAGAGCCTGAGGCGACCAGAGATGAAGGAACTGTTTAAG ACATGTTCAAAGCCCAAACTGGCTTTAAATGGTGTCGGAGGAAAGAGTGCAACAGAATTGCTTCGTCATCTACA AGTTGGAGGGTCTATGGTGACATACGGAGGAATGTCTAAGCAGCCGGTGACTGTTCCCGTG AGTGCTCTCATTTTCAAGGATGTAAAAGTTCGGGGTTTTTGGGTGACACAGTGGAAGAAAGATCACTCTCACG ATGGGAAGGCATTCAGAGCCATGCTGGATGAACTGTGCTCTCTTATCCAGCAGGGGAAGCTAACAGCTCCTGCCTGCACGGAGGTGCGCATACAAGACTATAAAAAGGCGCTGGATGCAGCCATGCAACCTTTTTCTTCCCGTAAACAGATCTTAATTATGTGA
- the mecr gene encoding enoyl-[acyl-carrier-protein] reductase, mitochondrial isoform X2, producing the protein MGLPVLSAIFRSRVVCERGIVALLNCPKHMKARVSLFSHSAGRCAQTCQALIYRKHGDPSGVVELEDVPVHQTGAKEVLVKLLASPINPSDINMIQGTYSILPDLPAVGGNEGVAQVLEVGSQVKSLKAGDWVIPRDAGLGTWRTEAVLAEDDVISVPNDIPLLSAATLGVNPCTAIRMLSDFEDLKPGDSVIQNAANSGVGQAIIQIAAARGINTINVIRDRPDFTQLSDRLKAIGASHVIKEESLRRPEMKELFKTCSKPKLALNGVGGKSATELLRHLQVGGSMVTYGGMSKQPVTVPVSALIFKDVKVRGFWVTQWKKDHSHAGEANSSCLHGGAHTRL; encoded by the exons ATGGGGCTTCCGGTTCTCTCGGCTATTTTCAGAAGCCGGGTAGTTTGTGAAAGAGGCATTGTGGCTCTTTTGAATTGTCCGAAGCACATGAAAGCTAGAGTTTCTCTCTTCAGCCATTCAGCTGGACGCTGCGCACAGACCTGTCAAGCTCTGATCTACAGAAAACACGGAGACCCTTCTGGAGTGGTTGA GCTGGAAGATGTACCAGTGCATCAAACAGGTGCAAAGGAAGTCCTGGTTAAACTGCTGGCATCTCCAATAAATCCATCTGACATAAACATGATTCAAG gtACCTATTCTATTCTGCCAGACCTTCCTGCCGTTGGTGGCAATGAGGGAGTGGCTCAGGTTTTAGAAGTGGGCAGTCAGGTGAAGTCTCTTAAAGCAGGAGACTGGGTAATCCCCAGAGACGCAGGGCTTG GAACATGGAGGACAGAGGCAGTGTTAGCTGAAGATGACGTTATCTCAGTGCCAAACGACATTCCTCTGCTCTCCGCCGCCACACTGGGAGTCAATCCCTGCACCGCCATCAGGATGCTCTCTGACTTTGAAGATTTGAAGCCAG GAGACTCTGTGATCCAGAATGCAGCCAATAGTGGAGTAGGGCAGGCTATCATACAAATTGCTGCTGCAAGAGGAATAAACACCATAAATGTTATTCGAGACAG GCCCGATTTCACACAACTCAGTGACAGGCTAAAGGCTATAGGTGCCAGTCATGTAATCAAAGAAGAGAGCCTGAGGCGACCAGAGATGAAGGAACTGTTTAAG ACATGTTCAAAGCCCAAACTGGCTTTAAATGGTGTCGGAGGAAAGAGTGCAACAGAATTGCTTCGTCATCTACA AGTTGGAGGGTCTATGGTGACATACGGAGGAATGTCTAAGCAGCCGGTGACTGTTCCCGTG AGTGCTCTCATTTTCAAGGATGTAAAAGTTCGGGGTTTTTGGGTGACACAGTGGAAGAAAGATCACTCTCACG CAGGGGAAGCTAACAGCTCCTGCCTGCACGGAGGTGCGCATACAAGACTATAA
- the rpa2 gene encoding replication protein A 32 kDa subunit isoform X1, whose translation MPKPPWIKPARNYANARASPQNRQVKSNLTGDMLDTLSTGNIRQKQRRGLKGGYSESGMMGGYTQSPGGFASPSLSQGGEKKGRTRATQIIPCTVSQLMSASQVDEVFRVGDVEVTQVTIVGIIRSTDKSMTNIQYKVDDMTGAPMDVKQWVDTEDPSVDSTVLPPGTYVKVSGNLRSFQNHRSVVAFSVRTLEDMNEITSHILEVVHAHMALGKPQTMPAIGGGMTVNSMPMLQQGPGMTAGSYAGTNEIPLMVINGLSGNQNQVLSLIKGCPDPQGISIQDLKQRLSGISLTVIKQAVEFLSNEGHIFSTIDEDHYKSTDNDD comes from the exons ATGCCAAAACCTCCCTGGATAAAACCAGCGCGTAATTACGCAAA TGCAAGAGCCTCTCCACAGAATAGACAAGTTAAAAGCAACCTTACAGGAGACATGTTGGACACCTTGTCAACGGGAAACATTCGACAAAAGCAAAGGAGAGGTTTAAAAG GAGGATACAGCGAGTCTGGGATGATGGGGGGCTACACTCAGTCCCCTGGAGGCTTTGCATCCCCTTCCCTGTCCCAGGGAGGAGAGAAGAAAGGG AGGACTCGGGCCACACAAATAATCCCCTGCACAGTGTCCCAGCTGATGTCCGCCTCACAGGTTGATGAGGTCTTCAGAGTGGGAGATGTGGAAGTGACACAG GTCACCATTGTGGGCATCATTAGAAGTACAGACAAATCTATGACCAATATCCAGTACAAGGTGGACGACATGACTGGCGCTCCTATGGATGTGAAGCAGTGGGTAGACACAGAG GACCCGAGTGTGGACAGCACAGTGTTGCCCCCAGGAACCTATGTGAAAGTGTCAGGGAATCTGCGCTCCTTTCAG AACCACAGATCTGTTGTGGCATTCAGCGTCAGGACCCTGGAGGACATGAATGAAATTACATCGCACATTCTGGAGGTTGTCCATGCGCACATGGCGCTTGGCAAACCTCAAACCATG CCAGCTATTGGTGGAGGAATGACTGTAAACAGCATGCCAATGCTCCAACAAGGCCCAGGGATGACTGCAGGGAGCTATGCAGGCACCAATGAGATCCCACTAATGGTCATTAATGGGTTAAGTGGGAATCAGAACCAG GTGCTGAGTTTGATAAAAGGCTGTCCGGACCCTCAGGGTATTAGCATTCAGGATCTGAAGCAAAGGCTCAGCGGCATCAGTCTTACAGTGATCAA ACAAGCAGTGGAATTCCTGAGCAATGAAGGCCACATCTTTTCAACTATAGACGAGGATCACTACAAATCAACAGACAACGACGACTAA
- the rpa2 gene encoding replication protein A 32 kDa subunit isoform X2 codes for MWNQGGYSESGMMGGYTQSPGGFASPSLSQGGEKKGRTRATQIIPCTVSQLMSASQVDEVFRVGDVEVTQVTIVGIIRSTDKSMTNIQYKVDDMTGAPMDVKQWVDTEDPSVDSTVLPPGTYVKVSGNLRSFQNHRSVVAFSVRTLEDMNEITSHILEVVHAHMALGKPQTMPAIGGGMTVNSMPMLQQGPGMTAGSYAGTNEIPLMVINGLSGNQNQVLSLIKGCPDPQGISIQDLKQRLSGISLTVIKQAVEFLSNEGHIFSTIDEDHYKSTDNDD; via the exons ATGTGGAATCAGG GAGGATACAGCGAGTCTGGGATGATGGGGGGCTACACTCAGTCCCCTGGAGGCTTTGCATCCCCTTCCCTGTCCCAGGGAGGAGAGAAGAAAGGG AGGACTCGGGCCACACAAATAATCCCCTGCACAGTGTCCCAGCTGATGTCCGCCTCACAGGTTGATGAGGTCTTCAGAGTGGGAGATGTGGAAGTGACACAG GTCACCATTGTGGGCATCATTAGAAGTACAGACAAATCTATGACCAATATCCAGTACAAGGTGGACGACATGACTGGCGCTCCTATGGATGTGAAGCAGTGGGTAGACACAGAG GACCCGAGTGTGGACAGCACAGTGTTGCCCCCAGGAACCTATGTGAAAGTGTCAGGGAATCTGCGCTCCTTTCAG AACCACAGATCTGTTGTGGCATTCAGCGTCAGGACCCTGGAGGACATGAATGAAATTACATCGCACATTCTGGAGGTTGTCCATGCGCACATGGCGCTTGGCAAACCTCAAACCATG CCAGCTATTGGTGGAGGAATGACTGTAAACAGCATGCCAATGCTCCAACAAGGCCCAGGGATGACTGCAGGGAGCTATGCAGGCACCAATGAGATCCCACTAATGGTCATTAATGGGTTAAGTGGGAATCAGAACCAG GTGCTGAGTTTGATAAAAGGCTGTCCGGACCCTCAGGGTATTAGCATTCAGGATCTGAAGCAAAGGCTCAGCGGCATCAGTCTTACAGTGATCAA ACAAGCAGTGGAATTCCTGAGCAATGAAGGCCACATCTTTTCAACTATAGACGAGGATCACTACAAATCAACAGACAACGACGACTAA